The following is a genomic window from Cupriavidus taiwanensis.
CATGATGCGATGTCTCCGGGTGGGGCCGCGCGCTCAGCTGCCGCGGTAGTAGCTGTAGCTCCACGGCCCGAACAGCACGGGCAGGTGGATGCGCTGGCCGGCGTCGGTCACGCGCACGCGCAGCGGGATCTTCGACAGGAACGACGGTTGCGGCAGGCTGGCCTGGCGCGCGGCGAAGTATTCGTCGGCGTGCAGGATCAGTTCATAGGTGCCGGTGCGGTAGCTGTCGCCGATCAGCAGCGGCGGTTCGCTGCGGCCGTTGGCGGCCAGCGTCACGGTCTGCAGCGGCGTGCGCCGGCCATTGTCGATGCGGAACATCTCCACGCGCATGCCGGCCGCGGGGGTGCCGTGGTAGGTGTCCAGCGCATGCAGCGTCAGGCGCGGGCCCAGGCCGCCCTGCTGCACCGGCGCCGCGGTCTGGTCGGGGGCCGGCGCGTCCGGCGTGGCGCCCCAGCTGGCGCCGGCCAGCAGCGCGCCGCCGCCCAGCGTCATCGATTGCAGCGCGAAGCGCCGGCGCGCGGGATCGAAGCTGTGGTCGTCCATCTCAGGCTCCTTGATGTGCAGGCTTGGCGCGCAGCTGGCGGATGCCCACCAGCACCAGCACCGCGGCCAGCACTTCGATCACTGCCACCAGGTAAAGCCCGGAGGCCAGCTTGCCGGTGCTGTTCTTGACCAGCCCCATCACGTACGGGGCGCCGAAGCCGGCCAGGTTGGCCACCGAGTTGATCAGCGCCACCCCTATCGCGGCGGCGCTGCCGGCCAG
Proteins encoded in this region:
- the uraH gene encoding hydroxyisourate hydrolase, which gives rise to MDDHSFDPARRRFALQSMTLGGGALLAGASWGATPDAPAPDQTAAPVQQGGLGPRLTLHALDTYHGTPAAGMRVEMFRIDNGRRTPLQTVTLAANGRSEPPLLIGDSYRTGTYELILHADEYFAARQASLPQPSFLSKIPLRVRVTDAGQRIHLPVLFGPWSYSYYRGS